Sequence from the Drosophila innubila isolate TH190305 chromosome 3L unlocalized genomic scaffold, UK_Dinn_1.0 0_D_3L, whole genome shotgun sequence genome:
CAAGAGGTccgcggttcgaatcccagaCCAGGCaaggtttaaaaataaataaaacgaagcaaaaattgaattttataaaattaaaaatgaagtcAGACAGAAAATAGAcgcaaataataaagttttaactTAATAAAGTAGAGcagtttgaaattaataaatttttaaccctatatataaatttaattaataatttctttagcAACATGGAGAAAATACGCACTGGCATAGCCGAAAATCTGGGACACTTTATAACCATAATGTGTGATGTGGCTATAAGTGTGATAATATCCTTTGTCTATGGCTGGAAGTTGGCTTTGGCCATGTTCTTTTATATACCACTCACCATGGTGGTCAATGCAGTTGTCGCACATGTAAGTGGatagattattattattattatttccttATTCTAAGCCTTAATTTTCAAGTATCAAAGCAAGCTGACTGCTCGTGAACAGAGCTCCTATGTGAGAGCCAGTTCGGTGGTGGAGGAAGTCATTGGCGCCATTCGCACTGTGGTTGCCTTTGGCGGAGAGCGTTCCGAGTCTACGCGTTATGATAATCTCCTCAAGCCCGCTTTGAAGGCGGGCAAATGGAAGGGCGCCTTCTCTGGTCTCAGCGATACGGTAATGAAGGCCATGATGTTCATTGTGGGCGCTGGAGCCTTTTGGTATGGCGCCAATTTGATTCTACACGATCGTAGCAGTGATGTTGCTGCGGAGGATCGAGATTATACTCCAGCTGCGGTTATGATTGTCATTTCGGGCATTATTGTCGGTGCTAATCAACTTTCCCGCACCTCACCCTTTCTGGAGACCTTTGCCATGGCCCGAGGATCAGCGAGTGCCATTTACGATGTCATCGATCGTGTTTCCGCCATTGATCCGCTTTCCAAGGCGGGCAAAATTCTAAACTACGGACTGACGGGCAGCATTGAATTTAGAGATGTCTTTTTTCAGTATCCTGCTCGTAAGGATATTATAGTATTACGGGGACTCAATTTGACCGTTAAGGAGGGTCAAACTGTGGCCTTAGTTGGTTCCTCGGGCTGTGGAAAATCAACTTGTATTCAATTGTTGCAACGTTTCTATGATCCTGTTTTCGGCCAAGTTCTATTAGATGGCGAGGAtgttagaaaatataatttaaagtgGTTGCGCTCCAATATAGCTGTGGTGGGTCAGGAACCTGTGTTGTTTATGGGTACCATAGGTGGGTAGAATATCTCTTCTTTTcctctaaaatatttaattctttaactGTTGCAATTAGGGGAAAATATACGACACGGCAAACCGGAAGCTACACAGAAAGAAGTTGAGGATGCAGCCAAGGCAGCCAATGCTCATGATTTTATCATTGCTTTATATAAGGTAAGTTCCATTAAGGAACTCAGAGCTTTCTAAATCCGATAATTGTTGAATTTGTAGGGCTACGACACACACATTAGCGAAAAGGGTGTACAGCTTTCCGGCGGACAACGTCAGCGTATTGCCATAGCCAGAGCTCTCATACAAAGACCTACAATACTTTTACTAGATGGTgagtatattattttcaaatatatgatattttgatgcagaattaaataagaggccaaataatgatcaaaatggtattccgcatgaaaatcggttgagttttgacaaagttatggtcgattgaagtttttgaaaaagtgtcaaggggaaaaaatttgacagtaatggacaaaaatcgaatttttcaaataaaatatattttgatgcagaatcaattaagaggccaaataacgATCAAAATGGAatttcgcatgaaaatcggttgagttttgacaaagttatggtcgattgaagtttttgaaaaagtgtcaaggggttagtatggaaaaaatggacagtaatggaaaaaaatcgaatttttcaaataaaaaatattttgatgcagaatcaaattagaggccaaataatgatcaaaatggtattccgcatgaaaatcggttgagttttgacaaagttatggtcgattgaagtttttgaaaaagtgtcaaggggttagtatggaaaaaatggacagtaatggaaaaaaatcgaatttttcaaataaaaaatattttaatgcagaatcaactaaggggccaaataatgatcaaaatggtattccgcatgggaatcggttgagttttgacaaagttatgcgatTTGGAAGTTATTGAGCTAGTCACATGGggcaagtcaagggaaagtatgtataaaatagacagtgaaagtcgaaaaatatgaaatgttaaacatcaataatattttgatgcagactCAAAGAAGAgctcaaataatgatcaaaatgatattctgcatgaaaatcggttgagatttggcaaagttatgagatttggaagtttttgaaaaagtgtaaaggggttagtatggaaaaaatggacagtaatggaaaaaaatcgaatttttcaaataaataatattttgatgcagaatcaatttagaggccaaataatgatcaaaatggtattccgcatgaaaatcggttgagttttgacaaagttatggtcgattgaagtttttgtaaaagtgtcaaggggttagtatagaaaaaatggaaagtgatggaaaaaaatcgaatttttcaaataaataatattttgatgcaaaatcaatttagaggccaaataatgatcaaaatggtattccgcatgggaatcggttgagttttgacaaagttatggtagattgaagttttggaaaaagtgtcaaggggtaggtatggaaaaaattgacaatgagggaaaaaaaacaaattttttaaataaattaaattttgatgcagaatcaattaagaggccaaataatgatcaaaatggtaatcCGCAtcgaaatcggttgagttttgacaaagttatggtcgtttaaagtttttgaaaacgtgtcaaggggttagtattaaaaaaatcgaattttttaaataagtaatatttttaaataataatatttaaattattattaatttttatgtggtTTCGGCCCAAAGTACAGACTCTCGCACAGTAAATCTTGTCTGACATTCTAATCCCTTTTTTCACAGAGGCCACTTCCGCTTTGGACTATCATTCCGAGAAGTTGGTACAGGCTGCCTTGGATAAAGCCTGCAAGGGTCGCACCACTTTGGTGGTTTCACATCGTTTATCTGCCATCCGACATGCCGATCAAATAGTCTACATGGAAAATGGCAAAGCGGTAGAGCAGGGCAACCACGAGGATCTCATGAAACTTCAGGGGTATTACTACAAAATGGTCGCTGCCCATGAATATGATGAGAAAGCTGATGAATTGCTCAATGAAAGCGAGGAATTGCCCAAGGAACGCAAGAAATCCCATGATGTGGAGGAGCTTCCCAATTCATTGAAAACGCTCGATAAAAATGCAGAATTCCAAATGAAACGTTTGAATGGTGACCTCAATCCATTCAAATCCTTGGAGACTGAGAAGTCCAAGCAACCAAAGAGTAATAGTTATCCACGTACATTTCTGCGCATCTTGGGCTGGTCACGTCCTGAATGGAGCTTCCTCATCATTGGCACCATTTGTGCTGGCCTTTATGGCTGTGCCATGCCCGCCTTCTCCATTGTCCTGGCTGAGCTGTATGCCTCGCTGGCGGAATCCACAGATGAAGCAGTGCTGGAGCACAGCTCATCCATGTCCATTGTCAGCGTTATAATTGGCATCTGTGCGGGAATCTTCTGTTTCGTGCAGACCTTTTTCTATAATCTAGCTGGAGTTTGGTTAACTTCACGCATGCGGTGAGTTTCAGAAATTTCTATActcttaattatataaataatcaatCTCAGCGATCACAAGAGCTAGAGACTCCAAAATGTACACATTTCAGCATAATTTAATACTTGATTTCCATTTATTTGATAGTAACTGACAATACCGAGCTTATTTCTGCCGAGTATGCTTTATTCTCTTAAtaataggaataggaataaTCAATCTCAGCGatcataagagctagagacttccaATTTTTACACATTTCAGTATAATTTAATACTTGATTTCCATTTATTCGATCGTAGCTGACAGTACCGAGCTTATTTCTGTCGAGTAcactttattttcttaataataggaataggaataaTCAATCTCGGCAatcataagagctagagaccccaAAAGTTTACACATTTCAGTATAATTTAGTActtgttttccatttattcGATAGTAACTGACAGTACCGAGCTTATTTCTGTCGAGTACACTCTGCTGAAGCATTcctaaatttttttctcaCTTCCGTTCGCAGCTCCATGACATTTGGCTCCATTATGAAACAGGAAATGGGCTGGTTTGATGAAAAGGAGAACAGCGTGGGTGCTTTATCCGCTCGATTGGCTGGCGATGCAGCCAGTGTACAGGGTGCCATCGGGTTTCCACTCAGCAATATTATACAAGCGCTTACCAACTTTATCTGCAGCTTTTCCATAGCATTTTCCTATTCCTGGGAGCT
This genomic interval carries:
- the LOC117788097 gene encoding multidrug resistance protein homolog 65 is translated as MAEPNMNDIVAVDETQVEPKKTKVKKPSMPTVNYIHLFRYARDWDYLLLLGALIAALLHALVFPIAIIVYSELVAMFIDRSLGIGTSSNTHALPWFGGGKQLTNASYEENMQELRKDSVSFGIFMTLDSLLMLFSGMTFVNIFNHLALKLTIRMRREFFKATIRQEIGWHDMAKDQNFAVRITDNMEKIRTGIAENLGHFITIMCDVAISVIISFVYGWKLALAMFFYIPLTMVVNAVVAHYQSKLTAREQSSYVRASSVVEEVIGAIRTVVAFGGERSESTRYDNLLKPALKAGKWKGAFSGLSDTVMKAMMFIVGAGAFWYGANLILHDRSSDVAAEDRDYTPAAVMIVISGIIVGANQLSRTSPFLETFAMARGSASAIYDVIDRVSAIDPLSKAGKILNYGLTGSIEFRDVFFQYPARKDIIVLRGLNLTVKEGQTVALVGSSGCGKSTCIQLLQRFYDPVFGQVLLDGEDVRKYNLKWLRSNIAVVGQEPVLFMGTIGENIRHGKPEATQKEVEDAAKAANAHDFIIALYKGYDTHISEKGVQLSGGQRQRIAIARALIQRPTILLLDEATSALDYHSEKLVQAALDKACKGRTTLVVSHRLSAIRHADQIVYMENGKAVEQGNHEDLMKLQGYYYKMVAAHEYDEKADELLNESEELPKERKKSHDVEELPNSLKTLDKNAEFQMKRLNGDLNPFKSLETEKSKQPKSNSYPRTFLRILGWSRPEWSFLIIGTICAGLYGCAMPAFSIVLAELYASLAESTDEAVLEHSSSMSIVSVIIGICAGIFCFVQTFFYNLAGVWLTSRMRSMTFGSIMKQEMGWFDEKENSVGALSARLAGDAASVQGAIGFPLSNIIQALTNFICSFSIAFSYSWELALVCLSTAPFMIASIVFEAKFSEKSAMKEKTVLEETSRIATETIAQIRTVAALRREEELIKVYDEEVERYRQQIKSRLKWRGLVNSMGMTLMFFGYAVTLTYGGFMCAEGRIKFEVIMKIANTMLYGLFILAQSLAFTPAFNAALLSATRMYEMIDRQPLIQSPNIVEQNGNRNDIYKTNVLEKGVSYRELNFAYPSRPDLTVLQDFNLDVLQGQTVALVGASGSGKSTCVQLLMRYYDPDEGKILIDQESIHHDMELKTLRRRLGIVSQEPSLFEKTIAENIGYGDTSRDVPMQQIIEAAKMANAHNFIMALPAQYETMLGAKGTQLSGGQKQRIAIARAMVRNPKILLLDEATSALDMQSERVVQQALDSACSGRTCIVIAHRLSTVQNANFICVIQAGRNVEQGTHSQLLAKNGIYAKLYRSQSKNK